A genomic region of Homalodisca vitripennis isolate AUS2020 chromosome 5, UT_GWSS_2.1, whole genome shotgun sequence contains the following coding sequences:
- the LOC124363171 gene encoding hydroxymethylglutaryl-CoA lyase, mitochondrial: MVTVLFVFIDINNVAVSGLVSFQTAQQGKLPEFVRVVEVGPRDGLQNEPISVPTEVKIEFINRLSQTGLKVIEATSFVSPKWVPQMADHSSVLQGITRKPGVSYPVLVPNLKGLEAAISAGAEEIAVFGAASETFSKRNINCSIAESLVRFREITRVALDRGLRVRGYVSCVCGCPYEGDIPPHQVVKVVQAMLDMGCYEISLGDTIGIGTPGSVRRVLEAVLAVVPSHNIAVHCHDTYGQALPNILVALQMGVSVVDAAVSGLGGCPYARGASGNVATEDLVYMLHGLGINTGVDLPALISAGQYICTFLNKQTESKTARCLIKKDKLSSLNS, encoded by the exons ATGGTTACGGtactgtttgtttttattgatattaacaaCGTAGCTGTATCAGGTCTGGTGTCATTTCAGACTGCTCAACAAGGAAAACTGCCCGAGTTTGTGCGCGTGGTAGAAGTTGGACCCAGGGATGGCCTTCAGAATGAACCAATTTCAGTGCCCACTGAAGTGAAAATAGAGTTTATTAATAGATTGTCTCAAACAGGATTAAAAGTAATCGAAGCCACCAG ttttgtatcaCCAAAATGGGTTCCTCAAATGGCAGACCACAGTTCTGTTCTGCAAGGCATCACCAGGAAACCTGGCGTGAGCTACCCAGTCTTGGTACCCAACCTAAAGGGACTTGAAGCTGCT ATATCTGCGGGAGCGGAGGAGATTGCTGTGTTTGGAGCTGCCTCAGAGACATTCAGCAAGCGCAACATCAACTGTTCCATCGCAGAGAGTCTGGTCAGGTTCAGGGAGATCACAAGGGTAGCTCTAGACCGCGGTCTCAGGGTCAGAGGATACGTGTCATGTGTCTGCGGCTGTCCGTATGAAGGAGACATTCCCCCACATCAAGTCGTCAAG GTAGTGCAAGCCATGCTGGACATGGGATGCTACGAGATATCTCTGGGAGACACTATCGGTATTGGCACTCCAGGGAGTGTGAGGAGAGTGTTGGAGGCAGTCTTAGCTGTCGTACCTTCTCACAACATTGCTGTCCACTGTCATGATACTTATGGGCAAGCTTTACCGAATATACTTGTTGCATTACAG ATGGGGGTGAGTGTGGTGGATGCGGCAGTGTCAGGATTAGGCGGGTGTCCGTACGCTCGTGGGGCGTCAGGTAATGTGGCCACAGAAGATTTGGTCTACATGCTGCACGGTTTGGGCATCAACACAGGCGTGGATCTGCCCGCTCTTATCAGTGCCGGCCAATATATCTGCACATTCCTCAACAAACAGACAGAGTCTAAGACAGCTCGTTGTCTCATAAAAAAAGATAAACTTTCTTCCTTGAATAGTTGA